A portion of the Methanomassiliicoccus sp. genome contains these proteins:
- a CDS encoding ATP-binding protein, with amino-acid sequence MGDFCNRELREKAKRRLEERQPVQERSAEDNVKLVEELSLHQEELNIQNEELKRIQLELEETKAKYFELYDLAPVGYITLTPNLIIKEANLAASFLLGMERKQLINKPLSRFVSPRSQESFYLHYRRLEQGKQVDTLPIVRNDGEKIQVRIESNIVNGRIDRGFRSIVTDVTEVNRVQQQVEEYSKKLERSNTELQQFAYIASHDLQEPLRMITSYLGLLNRKFGDGLDPMAKEYMSFINSGAVRMRELVQDILEYSRVDTQGNEFARVDMDRVMIAVLNALHIYIDETKTVISSESLPTVLGDEKQMGQLLTNLISNAIKFRRHDAVPRIIVSAVAAGNEFIFSVKDNGIGIDAQYADKLFKMFSRLHTRDEYPGTGIGLAITKKIVERHGGRIWFESEPGKGTTFFFTIPT; translated from the coding sequence GTGGGTGATTTCTGCAATAGGGAGCTAAGGGAGAAAGCTAAAAGGAGACTGGAGGAGAGACAGCCAGTCCAAGAGAGATCAGCAGAGGACAATGTAAAATTAGTTGAGGAGCTCAGCCTCCATCAAGAGGAGCTTAACATACAGAACGAGGAGCTGAAGAGGATCCAGCTTGAGCTGGAAGAGACCAAGGCCAAATATTTCGAACTATATGACCTCGCTCCGGTCGGATACATCACCCTCACTCCCAACCTGATCATCAAGGAGGCCAACCTCGCGGCCTCTTTCTTATTGGGAATGGAGAGGAAACAGCTTATCAACAAGCCCCTCTCCCGCTTCGTCTCGCCTCGATCTCAGGAATCGTTTTACCTCCATTACCGACGGCTGGAGCAGGGGAAGCAAGTGGACACGTTACCTATTGTACGGAACGACGGGGAGAAGATCCAAGTACGGATCGAGAGTAATATCGTAAATGGACGAATCGATAGAGGATTTCGGTCTATTGTGACCGATGTCACGGAAGTCAACCGGGTGCAGCAACAGGTGGAAGAGTATTCAAAGAAACTGGAGCGTAGTAACACCGAACTTCAACAGTTCGCTTACATTGCCTCCCACGATCTTCAGGAGCCGCTGCGCATGATCACTAGCTATCTTGGCCTGCTTAACAGGAAGTTCGGGGATGGACTTGATCCTATGGCCAAGGAGTACATGTCCTTCATCAACTCTGGGGCTGTCCGCATGCGCGAGCTCGTGCAAGACATTCTGGAGTACTCGCGGGTAGATACACAGGGAAATGAGTTCGCCCGAGTAGACATGGATCGAGTTATGATTGCCGTTCTCAATGCCTTGCACATCTACATCGACGAGACCAAGACTGTGATATCATCTGAGTCGCTCCCCACAGTGCTGGGGGACGAGAAGCAGATGGGTCAGCTGCTTACGAACCTGATATCGAACGCCATCAAGTTCAGGCGGCATGATGCTGTTCCTAGGATCATCGTCTCCGCTGTGGCCGCCGGCAATGAGTTCATCTTTTCTGTGAAGGACAACGGCATCGGCATCGATGCCCAGTACGCGGACAAACTGTTCAAGATGTTCTCCCGACTGCACACTAGGGACGAGTACCCTGGCACCGGAATCGGTTTAGCGATCACTAAGAAGATCGTCGAGCGTCACGGCGGCAGAATATGGTTCGAGAGCGAACCAGGCAAGGGGACGACGTTCTTTTTCACTATCCCGACATGA
- a CDS encoding hemerythrin domain-containing protein, with protein MDVFDEIRDEHKIILITMEDLIGRDPETRRRMMNTLSFQIIAHLDAEERSVYKAFENVDGVLRPMSLRHAEEHRVARFLLSGLRDEGLSDEHWAARLHVLRLGLEQHFRSEEKELFDAALDYFDQNEIDAMTHKFDQVKAEMLESTKAIPSGRSN; from the coding sequence ATGGATGTCTTTGATGAGATACGGGATGAGCACAAAATAATCCTAATCACAATGGAGGACCTCATCGGCCGAGACCCTGAGACTAGGAGGAGAATGATGAACACCCTCTCCTTCCAGATCATTGCTCATTTGGATGCCGAGGAGCGATCGGTGTACAAGGCGTTCGAGAATGTTGATGGCGTTCTCCGACCGATGTCTCTGCGGCATGCTGAGGAGCACCGGGTAGCTCGATTCTTGTTGTCCGGGCTCCGGGATGAGGGCCTTAGCGACGAACACTGGGCTGCCCGATTGCATGTGCTAAGATTGGGTCTCGAGCAACACTTCCGAAGCGAGGAAAAAGAGTTGTTCGATGCCGCTCTAGACTACTTCGATCAGAACGAGATCGATGCGATGACTCATAAGTTCGATCAGGTGAAGGCGGAGATGCTGGAGAGCACCAAGGCGATTCCCAGTGGTAGGTCTAATTGA
- a CDS encoding ferritin-like domain-containing protein produces the protein MLSEKLLGMLNEAVSMELQASIQYMWQHVQWGGVKHFAVSDQLEDIAIQEMKHAEKIAERLWYFGVKPTTKPSPITVGEDLWQMVDLDTQAELSAIRLYKDIIRQAAEEGDVTTKFIFEGILEEEEEHHDFFISVAEDKEKQ, from the coding sequence ATGCTATCAGAAAAATTATTGGGAATGTTGAACGAGGCAGTATCGATGGAGCTCCAGGCGTCCATCCAGTATATGTGGCAGCACGTCCAGTGGGGAGGGGTCAAGCACTTTGCCGTCTCCGATCAGCTGGAAGACATCGCCATCCAGGAGATGAAGCATGCAGAGAAGATCGCCGAGCGTCTATGGTACTTCGGGGTGAAGCCCACTACCAAGCCCTCGCCGATAACCGTGGGGGAAGACCTCTGGCAGATGGTCGATCTGGACACGCAGGCTGAGCTGTCAGCGATAAGGCTGTACAAGGACATAATACGGCAGGCTGCAGAGGAAGGCGATGTGACCACCAAGTTCATCTTCGAGGGGATTCTGGAAGAGGAAGAAGAGCACCACGATTTCTTCATCTCTGTCGCCGAGGACAAAGAGAAGCAGTGA
- a CDS encoding carboxypeptidase-like regulatory domain-containing protein, with amino-acid sequence MDGIKRKIKIVSILIIAFAIMVAALIYYPYGKCGVTHDTNNPIVLNIHGLVTDEDGTPLENASVSALGPGVITTTTDASGLYSLTFNALLELNLSAMATGHWAEFTTIYPSDEKTDIVANFTLWHCPVVSIPLGIATFVDSSDNISNYTWSLNLTNSCYLLKQIDSDRTISMSLSAGNLICNTSVESGLTMLFMKVSIIGSYWMGNKTIIGFGCEALGPAYGVQLNMSSPDLNASSWNYTTYNLAYGEQANITLATKNASYSFISNFVPSLTLDALGKNITFQELGMQTFDYIIEGEQSINFTGMMASINITPSTTGDHQYEVFTEDRCIICIREVMSA; translated from the coding sequence TTGGACGGTATCAAGCGCAAAATCAAGATCGTTTCGATCCTTATCATCGCATTCGCCATAATGGTAGCAGCTCTGATATACTATCCCTATGGGAAGTGCGGCGTGACTCATGATACCAACAATCCTATCGTGTTAAACATTCATGGCTTGGTCACCGATGAGGATGGAACGCCGTTGGAGAACGCTTCTGTCTCTGCATTAGGTCCAGGCGTCATTACCACGACAACGGACGCCAGCGGCTTATATTCCTTGACATTCAATGCCCTATTGGAGCTCAATTTATCTGCAATGGCAACAGGTCACTGGGCTGAATTCACCACAATCTATCCTAGCGATGAGAAGACCGATATTGTCGCCAACTTCACCCTGTGGCACTGTCCAGTCGTTAGCATTCCATTGGGTATAGCGACATTCGTTGATTCCTCCGATAACATATCTAATTATACATGGAGTTTGAACTTGACCAACAGCTGCTACCTTCTCAAGCAAATCGACTCAGATAGAACAATAAGCATGTCTCTCTCCGCAGGCAATCTCATATGCAACACGTCGGTCGAAAGTGGTCTAACAATGCTGTTTATGAAAGTCAGCATAATCGGATCATATTGGATGGGGAACAAAACGATCATTGGGTTTGGTTGCGAGGCACTGGGCCCCGCTTACGGAGTCCAGTTGAATATGAGCAGTCCTGATTTGAATGCTTCATCATGGAACTATACAACTTACAATCTCGCTTATGGTGAGCAAGCAAATATAACGCTGGCAACGAAGAATGCTTCTTACTCATTCATATCGAATTTTGTTCCCTCTTTAACCTTAGATGCTCTTGGTAAGAACATCACGTTCCAGGAGCTGGGTATGCAGACATTTGATTACATTATCGAAGGGGAACAAAGTATCAATTTCACTGGTATGATGGCCTCCATTAATATTACTCCATCGACAACCGGTGATCACCAGTATGAAGTGTTCACCGAGGATCGTTGCATAATCTGCATCAGAGAAGTTATGTCGGCTTAA
- a CDS encoding response regulator, with amino-acid sequence MNKPSSAITILIVEDNLVDKQIFEAMFSEYRLFNEIIWAKDGDDAMRLIRAQHPKLVLLDTLLPGKDGFEVLEEIKNDVSLDDIQVVMVSGSTDLSTVKSMAPKADAFISKPITLECLASIVSQIDRFALGIIQSTLR; translated from the coding sequence ATGAACAAGCCGTCATCGGCGATCACGATACTGATCGTCGAGGACAATCTCGTTGACAAACAGATATTCGAAGCCATGTTCTCCGAGTACCGCTTGTTCAACGAGATCATTTGGGCCAAGGACGGCGATGATGCCATGCGACTGATCCGCGCTCAGCATCCAAAGCTCGTCCTACTGGATACTTTGCTTCCGGGAAAGGACGGCTTCGAAGTTCTCGAAGAGATCAAGAACGACGTGTCTCTCGATGACATCCAGGTAGTCATGGTCTCCGGTTCCACTGATCTCTCTACCGTCAAGAGCATGGCCCCGAAGGCCGATGCATTCATCTCCAAGCCGATCACCCTGGAGTGCCTCGCCTCGATCGTATCGCAGATCGATCGCTTCGCGCTCGGCATCATTCAATCGACTCTACGTTGA
- a CDS encoding CorA family divalent cation transporter yields the protein MDQAINGGSNGTRVPMPDIRPIDGNCDLRKKVVGVTMPPGSRPTKLQGDVPQDFLGYAQSSTLTWLNFTVKDVEKEGTAIATTFGFSESLVPALLRGYFANFEDRDVELGILLPAIRVRKVEFAWFPLLVLVKKNLILTIHPEDVTRLVNFSRYAETYVRKLPETMLPEDKVTLLLCRIIDENNNRNFEQLREIEDVADRLSENLVDPKAERVLLGKSIYEMKHALIMYLNSLWRTLDVLNNLRYGDADVITDSPKVLAKVNLLVVDVTQQISLAEHMSEVLASGLEVLQSIYNNQLQAINNRMALAMTWLTILGTAVLVPNTLATIGGMVPMDETLLNWFLGLIVLSTLGSTVLAWWWTKHKIYLPTKADEYVPPMASKPRQKRGF from the coding sequence GTGGACCAGGCGATCAACGGGGGGAGCAACGGGACCAGGGTCCCCATGCCAGACATAAGGCCGATCGATGGCAATTGTGATCTCAGGAAAAAGGTCGTCGGGGTGACCATGCCTCCCGGTTCCCGGCCCACCAAGCTCCAGGGTGATGTTCCTCAGGATTTCCTCGGTTACGCTCAATCGTCCACCCTGACCTGGCTTAATTTCACGGTCAAGGATGTGGAAAAGGAGGGAACAGCCATCGCCACGACCTTCGGATTCTCCGAGTCTCTGGTGCCCGCCCTGCTGAGGGGCTACTTCGCCAATTTTGAGGACCGGGACGTCGAGCTCGGGATCCTGTTGCCGGCGATCCGCGTGAGGAAGGTGGAATTCGCTTGGTTCCCCCTCCTCGTGCTGGTCAAGAAGAACCTGATCCTCACCATCCACCCCGAGGACGTCACTCGTCTGGTCAATTTCTCTCGGTATGCCGAGACCTACGTGCGCAAGCTTCCAGAGACTATGCTGCCGGAGGACAAGGTTACCCTCCTGCTCTGCCGCATCATCGACGAGAACAATAATCGCAATTTCGAACAGCTGAGGGAAATCGAAGATGTCGCCGACAGGTTGTCGGAGAACCTCGTCGATCCAAAGGCGGAGAGAGTGCTACTGGGCAAGAGCATCTATGAGATGAAGCACGCCCTCATTATGTATCTCAACAGCTTGTGGCGCACCCTCGACGTCCTCAACAATCTGAGATACGGGGACGCCGACGTCATAACCGACAGTCCAAAGGTGTTGGCCAAGGTGAACCTACTGGTGGTGGACGTCACCCAGCAGATATCGCTGGCCGAGCACATGTCTGAGGTGCTGGCTTCCGGCCTGGAGGTACTGCAATCCATATACAACAACCAGCTTCAGGCGATCAATAACCGGATGGCTTTGGCCATGACCTGGTTGACCATCCTGGGCACTGCCGTGCTGGTCCCGAACACCCTCGCCACCATCGGTGGGATGGTCCCCATGGATGAGACGCTCCTCAATTGGTTCCTAGGCCTGATCGTCCTCTCCACGCTGGGCTCTACTGTCCTCGCCTGGTGGTGGACCAAGCACAAGATCTACCTGCCCACCAAGGCGGACGAATATGTTCCTCCCATGGCCTCCAAGCCCCGGCAGAAGCGCGGCTTCTGA
- a CDS encoding chemotaxis protein CheB has product MVNGERTKNVDNVLPNLSMEETFPIVALGSSAGGLEAQEAFFKNSPSDPEVAYVVITHLEPHHPSLMAEIISKSTSMEAFQAEDGMTIQKNKIYVIPPAKYMIVTDGTLRLLDRDGDAEPFLPIDYFFRSLAEDRKENAIAIVLSGNGSDGSVGIRAIHANLGMVMVQSPETAKYDSMPRSAIETGLVDFVLPPNEMSAMMLKYVHTLETRIQLPKAEQVGGTDFEHKILSIVKNETGHDFFLYKKSTINRRIERRIAVHQFETKEQYIKYLLANPEETHLLFSELIIEVTSFFRNPEAFASLKDSLRKIVLSHSGDVLRAWVTACSTGEEAYSIGIIMRELMEETGKNLRVQIFGSDINERAINTARTGDYPPAIADDIDATRLEKYFIKHENGYRVRKEVRDMVVFAPHDINRDPPFLHLDLLTCRNLLIYFQPALQRRALETFSHALNSSGILFLGESETINGYDDRFVAIDPKWKVYQRKSHTQTPPIWQSGVQPRQKRGDLLTKTKPTGEMSLNEKAEKILLSEHTPPSLIINDKNEIVYFHGQIKKYLEPRSGRASFNVQDMLREDIRYAVMSATDESRATGRSVLKEGVQVHSDHDTSFLNLIVRPLDVPASITNILVIFDERSVPHNILQMKKDMIITPDVETRIHELEKELGYTRATLSNTIEQLETSNEELTSTNEELQSNNEELQSVAEESETGKEELSSLNEELMTVNAELEKKNQELIMTSSDMRNILNSIDEAIIFLDMGLRIRRFTNLMQTIMNLLPGDVGRPIQDITTNLKDESLVVDVKKVLDSLNTQEKEVQTKDGHWYKIKILPYRTIENVIDGVVVTFSDINAQKMVQENLKEEKS; this is encoded by the coding sequence TTGGTAAACGGTGAAAGGACGAAGAATGTGGATAATGTCCTACCGAACCTGAGCATGGAGGAGACCTTTCCTATCGTCGCTCTGGGTTCATCGGCCGGCGGTCTGGAAGCCCAGGAGGCCTTTTTTAAAAATTCGCCTTCTGATCCGGAAGTGGCCTACGTCGTCATCACACATCTGGAACCGCATCATCCCAGCCTCATGGCTGAGATCATCTCCAAGTCCACCAGTATGGAAGCATTCCAGGCTGAGGATGGCATGACCATCCAGAAGAACAAGATCTATGTAATTCCCCCTGCTAAATATATGATAGTCACCGACGGAACGCTCCGCCTCCTTGATCGCGACGGCGACGCCGAGCCGTTCCTGCCTATCGATTACTTCTTTCGCTCCCTGGCCGAAGACCGAAAAGAGAACGCGATCGCGATCGTGCTCTCTGGCAATGGTTCGGACGGATCGGTCGGGATAAGAGCGATCCATGCCAACCTTGGCATGGTCATGGTCCAGAGCCCGGAAACGGCAAAATATGATAGCATGCCCCGGAGTGCCATCGAGACGGGACTGGTGGACTTCGTTCTTCCCCCTAACGAGATGTCCGCGATGATGCTAAAGTATGTTCACACACTGGAAACCAGGATACAACTGCCCAAGGCTGAACAAGTCGGTGGAACCGATTTCGAGCACAAGATCTTATCCATCGTCAAGAACGAAACCGGTCATGATTTCTTCCTCTACAAGAAAAGCACGATCAATAGGAGGATCGAGCGCCGTATAGCCGTCCACCAATTCGAAACCAAGGAGCAATACATCAAGTATCTGTTGGCCAACCCAGAGGAGACCCATTTGCTCTTTAGCGAGCTGATCATAGAGGTCACAAGCTTCTTCAGGAATCCTGAAGCCTTCGCATCCCTGAAGGATAGCCTCAGAAAAATCGTCCTCTCCCATTCGGGGGATGTTCTTAGGGCATGGGTAACGGCATGCTCCACTGGTGAGGAGGCCTATTCGATCGGCATCATCATGAGAGAGTTGATGGAAGAAACTGGCAAGAATCTGAGGGTCCAGATATTCGGTTCTGATATCAATGAGAGAGCGATCAATACGGCTCGGACCGGTGATTATCCTCCAGCTATTGCCGATGATATCGATGCGACGCGCCTAGAAAAGTATTTCATCAAACACGAGAACGGATATAGGGTTCGGAAGGAGGTCAGGGATATGGTGGTTTTCGCGCCTCATGACATCAATCGTGATCCTCCGTTCCTCCACCTTGACCTATTGACCTGCCGGAACCTTCTGATCTATTTCCAGCCAGCTCTCCAGAGAAGAGCATTGGAGACATTCAGTCATGCCCTGAACTCCAGCGGCATCCTGTTCCTAGGAGAGTCGGAAACAATCAACGGCTATGATGATCGATTCGTGGCCATTGATCCGAAGTGGAAGGTTTACCAGAGGAAGTCACACACGCAAACTCCCCCCATCTGGCAAAGCGGCGTACAACCCCGACAGAAGAGAGGGGACCTTCTGACGAAGACCAAGCCAACCGGAGAAATGAGCTTGAACGAAAAGGCGGAAAAGATACTCCTCTCCGAACACACACCGCCGAGCCTCATCATCAATGATAAGAATGAGATAGTCTATTTTCACGGTCAGATAAAAAAATACCTCGAGCCACGTTCAGGCAGGGCCAGCTTCAATGTGCAGGATATGCTCCGTGAGGATATCAGATATGCGGTTATGTCTGCTACCGACGAGTCTCGAGCTACTGGGAGATCTGTGCTAAAAGAGGGGGTCCAGGTTCATTCGGACCATGATACGTCATTCCTAAATCTTATTGTCAGACCCCTGGATGTCCCAGCATCGATTACAAACATCCTGGTCATCTTCGACGAGAGGTCCGTCCCTCATAACATTCTACAGATGAAGAAGGATATGATCATCACACCAGATGTGGAAACAAGAATACATGAGCTGGAGAAAGAACTAGGGTATACTAGGGCAACTCTGAGCAACACCATAGAGCAGCTAGAGACATCCAACGAAGAACTGACCTCCACCAACGAAGAGCTTCAGTCGAATAATGAGGAGCTGCAAAGCGTGGCCGAGGAATCGGAGACTGGAAAGGAAGAGCTTAGCTCGTTGAACGAGGAACTGATGACGGTCAACGCAGAGCTGGAGAAGAAGAACCAGGAGCTCATAATGACCAGCAGCGATATGAGGAATATCCTCAACAGCATTGACGAAGCCATCATCTTTCTAGACATGGGATTGAGGATTAGAAGATTCACGAACTTGATGCAAACGATTATGAACCTGCTTCCTGGAGATGTGGGCCGCCCGATCCAGGATATCACCACGAACCTGAAGGATGAGAGCCTGGTCGTGGATGTTAAAAAGGTGCTCGATTCCCTGAACACCCAGGAGAAAGAGGTTCAGACCAAGGATGGTCACTGGTACAAGATCAAGATCCTCCCCTATCGGACCATCGAGAATGTTATCGATGGAGTGGTGGTCACCTTTAGCGACATCAACGCCCAAAAGATGGTCCAGGAAAACTTGAAGGAAGAAAAATCATAG
- a CDS encoding DUF1638 domain-containing protein: MGGRRGDISTDRAVALVERKMRIGVVACEIFKQEIEVLTEGDEEIVHKEYLEFALHVNAEEMRQAVMDKVNALAGKVDAVFIGYATCQKLGGLPKDVDLPAEMLEGDDCISVLIGPVEYAREKEICAGTWFSSPGWAEQGMAAVIKELHLDSMVDQGYDPMYFVDMIFDSYRRCLYIDTGVGDREGLEARSRDFAAQIKVPHHSREGNLERLAEGLRKTKAKAAAARTG, from the coding sequence ATGGGAGGAAGGCGAGGTGATATTAGCACCGACCGCGCTGTAGCCCTCGTGGAGCGCAAGATGAGGATCGGCGTGGTGGCTTGCGAGATCTTCAAGCAGGAGATCGAGGTCCTGACCGAGGGTGACGAGGAAATCGTCCATAAGGAATACCTTGAGTTCGCCCTCCACGTCAACGCAGAGGAGATGAGGCAGGCCGTCATGGACAAGGTGAACGCTCTGGCCGGAAAGGTCGATGCGGTGTTCATCGGCTACGCGACCTGCCAGAAGCTTGGTGGGCTACCTAAGGACGTCGACCTACCGGCGGAGATGCTGGAGGGTGACGACTGCATCTCGGTACTCATCGGCCCGGTGGAGTACGCCCGGGAGAAGGAGATCTGCGCGGGAACTTGGTTCTCCTCCCCTGGATGGGCCGAACAGGGAATGGCCGCAGTGATTAAGGAACTGCATCTCGACAGTATGGTGGACCAGGGCTACGACCCCATGTACTTCGTGGACATGATCTTCGATTCCTACCGCCGATGCCTGTATATCGACACCGGGGTGGGGGACAGGGAGGGCTTAGAGGCCCGCTCTCGTGATTTCGCCGCACAGATCAAGGTGCCGCACCACTCCCGAGAGGGCAACCTGGAGCGTCTGGCTGAAGGGCTCCGGAAGACCAAGGCCAAGGCTGCCGCGGCCAGGACCGGCTGA
- a CDS encoding Rieske (2Fe-2S) protein, producing the protein MVKIKACLASELPPGKMSNITLLGRIVLLANVEGQLFAMDGLCSSDGGNLAEGALNGYTVRCPIHGSEFDLRSGNVVEQSWDDGKRSDDLRTYPISQDGDCIMVDI; encoded by the coding sequence ATGGTGAAGATCAAAGCCTGCTTGGCATCAGAACTACCGCCTGGAAAGATGAGTAACATAACTCTGCTCGGCCGGATCGTTCTCCTGGCCAACGTCGAGGGCCAGTTGTTCGCCATGGATGGCCTGTGTTCGAGCGACGGAGGCAATCTGGCGGAGGGCGCTCTCAACGGCTACACGGTGAGGTGCCCGATCCACGGCTCGGAGTTCGACCTGCGGTCCGGAAATGTTGTCGAGCAATCATGGGACGATGGAAAAAGGTCGGACGATCTTCGCACCTACCCCATCTCGCAGGATGGCGACTGCATCATGGTAGACATCTAA